One genomic window of Sulfurovum lithotrophicum includes the following:
- a CDS encoding ribonuclease T2 family protein, whose product MKQILFLLIFSTLFIEARYEAVPAKSCSAYNNMKHTQNSHNVHLDTQREYTMLQQHKGQILVLVKGENPAQRWVDESCFPSKTSSYNTYNNNTIKSEHTKKYQNSAKPKYSLLALSWQNAFCETHRSRKECRQPLFSFGQKRYSESHFVLHGLWPQPQSNSYCNVDAGLVTLDRHGQWNRLPEPELDSELKEKLSKVMPGVSSNLQRHEWVKHGSCYGTDAQSYFKDAIILTEQVNGSKVSRFFVNNAGKRVTLKQVRFLFDNTFGKGSGKRVELRCQNGLITELWLHMGNKGEDLSTMLKSGKPTRSRCQSGIIDKAGYGY is encoded by the coding sequence ATGAAACAAATCTTGTTCCTGCTGATCTTCTCTACACTCTTTATAGAAGCAAGGTATGAAGCCGTACCGGCGAAAAGCTGCTCAGCGTACAACAATATGAAGCATACGCAGAACAGTCATAATGTCCATCTGGACACCCAGCGGGAATATACTATGCTTCAGCAGCACAAGGGACAGATACTCGTCCTGGTCAAAGGTGAGAATCCGGCACAGCGTTGGGTGGATGAGAGCTGTTTTCCTTCGAAAACATCATCATATAACACATATAATAACAATACGATTAAATCGGAACATACTAAAAAATATCAAAATAGTGCCAAGCCGAAATATTCGCTTCTGGCACTCTCCTGGCAGAATGCCTTCTGTGAAACACATCGCAGCAGAAAAGAGTGTCGGCAGCCACTCTTCAGTTTTGGGCAGAAGCGTTACAGCGAGAGCCACTTCGTACTGCATGGACTCTGGCCGCAGCCGCAGAGCAACAGTTACTGCAATGTCGATGCTGGACTGGTCACGCTGGACAGGCACGGGCAGTGGAACAGACTGCCTGAACCGGAACTGGACAGTGAACTGAAAGAGAAACTTTCAAAAGTGATGCCCGGAGTCTCTTCCAACCTGCAACGGCACGAGTGGGTGAAGCACGGAAGCTGCTACGGGACCGATGCACAGAGCTATTTTAAAGATGCCATAATTTTGACGGAGCAGGTGAACGGTTCGAAAGTGAGCCGCTTCTTTGTCAATAATGCGGGGAAGAGAGTGACCCTCAAACAGGTACGATTCCTTTTTGACAACACCTTTGGAAAAGGGTCGGGAAAACGTGTGGAGCTTCGCTGCCAAAACGGGCTCATTACCGAACTCTGGCTGCATATGGGAAATAAAGGGGAAGATCTTTCCACCATGCTTAAAAGCGGAAAACCAACACGAAGCCGGTGCCAGAGCGGTATCATAGACAAGGCAGGCTATGGCTACTAA
- a CDS encoding ATP-dependent DNA helicase produces MATKIDVLEALKHSNVFLTGGAGVGKSYITNEVISDYRKRGKQVVALGSTGVSAVNIRGFTVHSFFAFGIASNFDELAASDKRAKKRLADLKKVLKATDLIIIDEISMVSTDLLDMIAYRLNNYGYLGKVLFVGDFFQLPPVQKQNSRNDVFGEKLYAFESMAWERFDLTVIELTEMKRTQDAEFTHILSKVRKGICDEEVVQYMMRLWNNEDLEKDPTCLYGRNLEVEQTNRARINELETEETILFANIEMFGKVHEKKLAGWKKLLPISEQLTLKEGVPILFTVNKWGKFVNGERGILKKIEDDYLIVEKEEEYVRVERHDFDLLDMAVKEDGAIETMSLATLSQFPLKLAYAVTIHKSQGMSIDNLVCNVDNIFAPSQFYVAISRAIDPKRLKIDFSRGDLSQYLQRVIHVDQRVVAYYRDLPVMV; encoded by the coding sequence ATGGCTACTAAGATCGACGTACTTGAAGCACTGAAACACTCCAATGTCTTTCTGACCGGAGGTGCGGGGGTAGGGAAAAGCTACATTACCAACGAAGTGATCTCTGACTACAGAAAACGCGGAAAACAGGTAGTGGCACTGGGTTCGACGGGGGTGAGCGCCGTTAACATCAGGGGATTTACCGTACACAGTTTTTTTGCTTTCGGTATTGCTTCGAATTTCGATGAACTTGCCGCCTCGGACAAACGTGCCAAAAAGCGCCTGGCCGACCTGAAAAAAGTCCTCAAGGCTACCGATCTCATCATCATCGACGAGATCTCGATGGTCAGTACCGACCTACTTGACATGATCGCCTACCGGCTTAACAATTACGGCTACCTGGGCAAAGTGCTTTTTGTGGGAGATTTCTTTCAGCTGCCGCCGGTGCAGAAGCAGAACAGCCGCAACGATGTCTTCGGTGAGAAGCTCTATGCCTTCGAGAGTATGGCATGGGAGCGTTTCGACCTGACGGTCATCGAACTGACCGAAATGAAACGGACGCAGGATGCTGAGTTCACACACATCCTCTCCAAAGTACGCAAGGGGATCTGCGACGAAGAGGTCGTGCAGTACATGATGCGCCTCTGGAACAACGAAGATCTGGAGAAGGACCCGACCTGTCTTTATGGCCGAAATCTTGAGGTCGAACAGACCAACCGCGCCAGGATCAACGAGCTTGAGACCGAAGAGACCATTCTTTTTGCCAATATCGAAATGTTCGGCAAGGTACACGAAAAGAAACTGGCAGGCTGGAAGAAACTGCTGCCTATTTCCGAACAGCTGACGCTTAAAGAGGGCGTGCCCATTCTCTTTACCGTGAATAAATGGGGTAAATTCGTCAACGGGGAGCGGGGGATCCTCAAAAAGATAGAGGATGACTACCTCATTGTCGAGAAGGAGGAGGAGTACGTCCGTGTGGAGCGCCATGACTTCGACCTGCTCGACATGGCGGTCAAGGAGGATGGAGCCATCGAAACGATGTCTCTGGCTACCCTCTCGCAGTTCCCGCTGAAGCTCGCCTATGCCGTGACCATACACAAGTCGCAGGGCATGAGTATAGACAACCTCGTCTGCAATGTCGACAATATCTTTGCGCCAAGCCAGTTCTACGTAGCCATCTCAAGGGCCATCGACCCCAAACGGCTGAAGATCGATTTCAGCCGGGGTGACCTTTCACAGTACCTGCAGCGGGTCATCCATGTTGACCAGAGAGTGGTAGCGTATTACCGGGACCTGCCTGTTATGGTATAG
- a CDS encoding HpcH/HpaI aldolase/citrate lyase family protein yields MIFENLETIPKTFGNKKKNPCSHQRRRSNMMLNPLNLKHLNRMDKSPADMITLNLEDAIAPSRKKEALHNIALFLSYMERSDSFIIIRTNPLNEGGAEEISFLNDFGFDAIRIAKVKDQTEIAQALTLLSDNKELHISLETKEAFEKLNTLRIDERLTTANLGILDLLSSLGLPQSIVTPDNPTIDYILSKFLVDAKTAGIHPISFMFQEYNDTETFKAWCEQEKKMGFEGKACMGPKQVNIANTVFSINEYEIERARHIKSVFEEHSAQGINGFMDGKYGFIDEPIYRDALLILNNIGEEYATA; encoded by the coding sequence ATGATATTTGAAAACCTTGAAACAATCCCCAAAACCTTTGGCAACAAAAAGAAAAACCCCTGTTCCCATCAACGCAGGCGCTCCAACATGATGCTCAACCCCCTGAACCTCAAGCATCTCAACCGAATGGACAAAAGCCCTGCCGATATGATCACCCTCAATCTCGAAGATGCCATCGCGCCAAGCCGTAAAAAAGAAGCACTGCATAACATCGCACTCTTTCTCTCTTACATGGAACGAAGCGATAGTTTCATTATCATACGAACCAATCCACTGAATGAAGGCGGAGCGGAAGAGATAAGCTTTCTGAACGATTTCGGCTTCGACGCCATCCGCATAGCCAAGGTGAAGGACCAGACCGAGATCGCACAGGCACTTACCCTGCTTTCAGATAACAAGGAGCTGCATATCTCTCTGGAGACCAAAGAAGCGTTTGAAAAATTAAATACCCTGCGTATTGACGAGCGGCTGACCACTGCCAACCTCGGTATACTTGACCTCCTGAGCTCACTTGGACTGCCGCAGTCCATCGTCACGCCAGACAACCCGACCATCGACTACATTCTCTCCAAATTCCTTGTGGATGCCAAAACAGCCGGCATACACCCCATCTCCTTCATGTTCCAGGAGTACAACGATACGGAAACCTTCAAAGCCTGGTGTGAACAAGAGAAGAAGATGGGCTTTGAAGGCAAAGCATGTATGGGCCCCAAGCAGGTCAATATCGCCAATACTGTTTTTAGTATTAATGAATATGAAATTGAAAGGGCACGGCACATCAAATCTGTCTTCGAAGAACATTCTGCCCAGGGCATCAACGGTTTCATGGATGGGAAGTATGGATTCATTGATGAGCCGATCTATCGGGATGCTCTATTGATACTAAATAATATAGGAGAAGAATATGCGACCGCTTAA
- the pcm gene encoding protein-L-isoaspartate O-methyltransferase, which yields MKNMQELIDSMIVGGALRTPRIIEAFKKVDRKNFIPESFGEYIYIDAPLPIGNDQTISQPSTVAFMLELLEPHEGDKILDIGSGSGWTTALLCSIAGKSGSVEGLERVESLVEAGKHNLSKFDFGPHCSIQKAGEALGKPGETFDRILVSASSSEIPEELFAQLKPGGVLVIPVRNSIFRFRKLSDGRISKEEYPGFRFVPLIY from the coding sequence ATGAAGAATATGCAGGAACTGATCGATTCGATGATCGTTGGCGGTGCTTTGCGAACACCCCGGATCATCGAGGCGTTCAAGAAAGTGGACAGAAAAAACTTCATTCCTGAATCATTCGGGGAGTACATTTACATCGATGCCCCTCTGCCCATAGGAAACGACCAGACGATCTCACAACCCTCCACTGTAGCTTTCATGCTCGAACTGTTGGAGCCGCATGAAGGAGACAAAATACTCGATATCGGTTCAGGGTCGGGATGGACAACGGCACTGCTCTGCAGCATCGCAGGAAAAAGCGGAAGTGTTGAGGGGTTGGAGAGGGTAGAGAGTCTTGTTGAGGCGGGAAAGCACAATCTTTCAAAGTTCGACTTCGGTCCCCACTGCAGCATTCAAAAGGCAGGAGAAGCGCTGGGAAAGCCGGGTGAGACCTTCGACAGAATACTGGTCTCCGCCAGCAGCAGTGAGATACCAGAGGAACTTTTTGCGCAGTTGAAGCCGGGAGGAGTGCTGGTCATTCCGGTAAGGAATTCCATTTTCCGTTTCAGAAAGCTTTCTGACGGCCGCATCTCCAAAGAGGAGTACCCGGGGTTCCGTTTCGTACCGCTGATCTATTGA
- a CDS encoding lytic murein transglycosylase → MRPLKLLFLITMIPLFLLANDDRPPVRYDYLSKPDVQRFIRMMHTRYGFSESYLKNVFKHARLDRDTLARYTGKFKKNTTVGSWERFKLHVVNPETFREAKAFKRKHYRTLKKAERAYGVDMDYIVGFLGVESRFGNYTGDYNILDALATLAFHKNRMQKFFKSELKHLFLFAREKKYDITRLQGSFAGAMGCVQQVPSVARRFNRDFDGDGASVWDIEDCIGSIASFMHKNRWKKRMPAVIPARYKGGKRFMRLRTSHKRMLPMRTIRKTGVTPARPFPWNKAYLIKTRNRTHDDLWLGTANFRVLTRYNNSANYGVAIYLIAESVK, encoded by the coding sequence ATGCGACCGCTTAAACTGCTCTTTCTCATTACAATGATCCCCCTCTTCCTGCTGGCCAACGATGACCGGCCGCCTGTCAGGTACGACTACCTCTCCAAACCTGATGTCCAGCGTTTCATCAGAATGATGCACACGCGCTACGGTTTCAGTGAAAGTTATCTGAAAAATGTCTTCAAACATGCCAGGCTCGACAGGGACACGCTGGCGCGCTATACGGGAAAGTTCAAGAAGAACACGACTGTGGGAAGCTGGGAACGTTTCAAACTGCATGTGGTCAATCCTGAAACCTTCAGGGAGGCAAAAGCCTTTAAACGAAAGCACTACAGGACCCTGAAAAAGGCCGAAAGGGCTTACGGGGTAGATATGGACTACATTGTTGGTTTTTTGGGCGTAGAGAGCCGTTTTGGGAACTATACGGGTGATTATAATATTCTTGATGCCCTTGCCACGCTTGCCTTTCATAAAAACCGTATGCAGAAGTTCTTTAAGAGTGAACTCAAACACCTCTTTCTCTTTGCCAGGGAAAAGAAGTACGACATCACCAGGTTACAGGGCTCGTTTGCCGGTGCCATGGGCTGCGTGCAGCAGGTCCCCTCAGTCGCACGCCGTTTCAACAGGGACTTCGACGGTGACGGTGCCAGTGTATGGGATATAGAGGACTGTATAGGCTCGATCGCATCCTTCATGCACAAGAACCGGTGGAAAAAAAGGATGCCCGCTGTCATTCCTGCCAGATACAAAGGCGGCAAACGCTTTATGCGGCTGCGTACCTCTCATAAACGTATGCTTCCCATGCGTACCATCAGAAAGACGGGGGTCACTCCTGCACGGCCTTTCCCGTGGAATAAAGCCTATCTCATCAAAACACGTAACAGAACGCATGACGACCTCTGGTTGGGAACAGCCAACTTCAGAGTGCTTACACGCTACAACAACTCGGCCAACTACGGTGTAGCGATCTACCTGATCGCAGAATCGGTAAAATAA